The DNA region gttgagcatctggcttcagctcaggttatgatctcacagtttgtgagttcaagccccacatcgggctctgtgctgacagcttagagcctggagcctgcttccaattctgtgtctccctctctctctgctcctcccccactcatgctctgtctctctgtctccttcaaaaataaataaaaacatttaaaaacatttaaaaaaaaagaaatgtatatgcCTTTTGACCAAGCAATTTTACTACAATAACCTATAGACAGAATgcatggatagaaaaaaaaaaatgtatgtgcaaGGTTCTTCATTCAGAATCATATATCATagaaaaaatgtggaagcaacagTATACATCAATAAGAAACTACTTAAGCAATTTAAcatctacacaatggaatgccatgcccccatttttttaaaaaagagaagatcctctttatgtatgtatatgaaaaaaTTTCTGAGATatattatgaatttaaaaaagcaaggtGAGAAAAAGTATGTATAATATACTACCACCTGTAAAAATAACGAGAGAAAAAGATGCCCTTTTCTGCACATATAAACACATGCTATACACATGCATATTTTGCATAGACAGAAAACATATCTAGAAGATGAAGACTATACAAGTAAACAGAACACAGTgattgaatataatttttaatataagtaactttatattaaaagtacatattgtatattatgtatatgtatatttattttattatttttttgacagagagagagagaaagggggagagcgagagagagagagagagagaaagcaggggaggtgcagaggggaaggtagagagagacctgaactgaaatcaagagacagacactcaactgactgagccacccagacatcccaatatattatataaatttaaaaattattagaaatatggGGGAGAGAGCGAGTATATccacatatataatacaatattaaaagTATAGATAGGGCTAATCTTTAGTGAAGGATATTTAAAACTCCATATTTTCAAGAATTTAGACCTTCCAaacactgttattattattattttttttttaatttttttttcaacgtttatttatttttgggacagagagagacagagcatgaacgggggaggggcagagagagagggagacacagaatcggaaacaggctccaggctccgagccatcagcccagagcccgacgcggggctcgaactcacagaccgcgagatcgtgacctggctgaagtcggacgcttaaccgactgcgccacccaggcgccccaacactgttATTATTTATCACGGCTACTAAACATCTGAATTCCAGTTGGATCAtccttgattttattaatttttcctaaatcttcaaatcccagcttttctacatttgtaaaaggttcttaaaatcttaaaaggaacTGGATGATTatgtaataattttcttaaagcCATTTTGGTTATGTTAATTGAGATCAGGTCTACTCTCACTGGTTGTCTCGTatgtgctattattattgttgttttctggATCTTTATATCATTTCAATTTATTTCCCTAATAATCCTAGTATCCTTTGTTAATAGTGGGTGCCAATTTTAGTTTATTGCTGAAGCTTCCTTCTTATTAATAAACGTGccatttttctagtttctctctACATTCTAATTTCTAACAAATTTACCCTCAAATTTTGCCAATAGTTCAAAGTGTATAATTTGTATTCTCATTGATGTAGATGTTTCAGAAAAATTCTTAGCCATAACCCACTTAACAAGATTaatttgggaaaacatttttatgagCAGGGCAGTCAAAAATTTCTAGCCAAAACAAGATGTTCATTTCCGATGCAGAAGATGACAAGTCTATTCCCATGGCaatatttaatacaaatttaAGTTGTATAAATAGtcgttttgaaaataaaaacaatttgttttttattttatttcaggacCCAAAGGAGTAATAAATGATTGGAGAAAGTTTAAATTAGAGAGTGAAGACAGTGATTCAGTTCCACCAAGCAAGAAGGAGATTCTCAGACAAATGTCTTCTCCTCAGAGTAGAGATAACAAAGACTCAAAAGAAAGATTCAGCAGAAAGGTAAggagaaatcaataataaataacttaCAATGTTTTTAGTCAAAATTACTTGAAAGAATCACTTTAGAGAtattataaaatagatatatttcaaaaatatatattatagtatttatattggcaaaaaaacaggaaatgaagtGAATGCCTGTGAAgatattccatattaaaaaatgtatagcaGCTATTAAGAGAATTAGTTACAAATACATGAGCTGACTTACAGGCAGTTCTATAATATGAGAAAGCAAGATACAGAGTATGGTAAATTATACAATCCCATTCTCTAgagcaatggggaaaaaaaccacatcactgcatatatttttatgcttatATGATTATATGAACATGTGTGTAAAAAAGTAGGGAAAGACACTCACCAACTTGACAATATTGGTTAGTTGGAAGGATGGGATTGGTTGAGAGATCTCAACTTCCTTTTTCCAAGTAGGAGAAAGAAGATAAGCAGaataaaccactttttttttaaggtatcatgatttttttaaagcagcattaaCAAAAAGATCACAGTAATTTACTTGTCATATAATGTGTATTTCCATGTGATATGTTAAAAGATGATCTCTAAAATGTTAATGGAGATAAACTCAGAATATTAGAGTGAGAAAATTTcactatttcttccttccttcctttagcTTTTAGGCCATTTTTGAATCCTTATAATTAGCATGCATTatctatataataataacaataataatcataTTAATTAAAAACCCATAAAGTGATTTCCATTGTGGAATATATCACCTTATGGATTATTATCTCTAAACCAGTGTATACCATTCATTATATATTAATTCTCAACAGACTGCATCAGAAACATAAAGGCATTTTTGAGTGACacattcagattttgtgtctatacctttttattttttatgaaagcCACTCCAGGGTagaacttgctgggatttttttaCCCAAAGTGATGGGTAGTTCAGCAGCACATTTCTTACTGGTGATCATCTCGTGGCTCCACAGCAATATTTAGGCATGCTCTAATCATGAAATAGTTATGAGCTCCTATTATATTCTAGACACTACAGCAGATAGTGAAGAGTGATGAATGAGACAAAATTCCTGCCCCATGGGACCTATCAGTTataaaaactattattaaataaataaataaacaacacaatCTCAGGTAGTGTTTattgctatgaagaaaaataaaccaatataATGAATAGAGAGCATAGGGTGGGCATTCTGTTAGGTGGTGTAGccaaagaaggtgacatttgaacaaagactaAAAGTGGTCAAGGAGAAGGCCTTCACACCACGAGTGAGGTAGGATGAGGGGGAGAAAATAGCACATGCAAACTTTGAGTCTATATGCTTTTGTGTCTAAAGCATATAAATTCTGACTGAATGATCTCTGTCATTTCTTGTGTTTATTCCTAGATGAGCATTCAAGAATATGAACTAATCCACCGGgacaaagaagatgaaaattgCCTTCGTAAATACCGAAGACAGTGTATGCAGGATATGCACCAGAAGCTGAGTTTTGGGCCTAGATATGGGTTTGTGTATGAGCTGGAAACTGGGGAGCAATTCCTGGAAACTATTGAAAAGGAGCAGAAAATCACCACAATTGTTGTTCACATTTATGAAGATGGCATTAAGGGCTGTGATGCTCTAAACAGTAGCTTTACATGCCTTGCAGTTGAATACCCTATGGTCaagttttgtaaaataaaagctTCTAATACAGGTGCTAGGGACCGCTTTTCCTCAGATGTACTCCCCACACTGCTTGTCTACAAAGGTGGGGAACTCATAAGCAATTTTATTAGTGTTTCTGAACAGTTTGCAGAAGAATTTTTTGCTGGGGATGTGGAGTCTTTCCTAAATGAATATGGGTTACTACCTGAAAGAGAGACACATGCCCTAGATCAGACCAACATGGAGGAAGATATTGAATAAAGAGTCACTATGTCAACATCTCATATTTCTCCTTTACAAGTTGAGCATTGATTTTCATAGTATCTATATTCCTTTAGAGAACACCAAGTATGGCCATGGCTATTTtaatttgtgggaaaaaaaaacatgtacacTAAAAGTATTTACTTAGCATTTCTTAGTTACTTAAATGCATAGAAGTCTTTACTATAAAACATTGTAGTGTTCAGCCACATGTTTGTAGACAAAGAGAATATGAATAATGTGACAGTTTTCAAAATCCCTTTTGAATTATGTGTTGGCTTTTTTACTCCTTGTTTTTTCCTCAGTGTTATTATTTGggttttcaaatttataatttttctagtgTGATAAGAATAAAGTCTCACAAggaaataagttttctttttgaagtcttttctttcttgagtatTACATTATCAAGATCCTAAAAACATTATAtaacccaaaatacaaaaaaagaaaaatcattaagatacacacacacacacacacacacacacacacacacacataaacttaGAAACACTGCGCCACAttaaagttgcaaaaaaaaagtagtatttcttttaaatacaatttCAGAAGCTAACCTTATTTAGGAAAAAAGGCAGAGTAGTAGCAAAGTCTTTTTATTCTACAGACAAAAAATTATCTAGTAGTGATAATAATTACAACTATACagatatcattttttaatttttatttttatgggccagcattttatacatataatatctaatccttttttaattttttaatgtttatttaactttgagagagacagagcatgagtggaggaggggcaaagagagagggacagaatcccaagccggctccaggctctaagctgtcagcacagagccagttgtgaggcccaaacccacgaactgtgagatcatgacctgagtttaactgaatgagccacctaggcatcccctaattctttttttaaacgtttatttgttcatttattttgagagagagaacacgtgcatgtgcgtgagcaggggaggggaggagagagagaaagatagaaagaatcccaagcagtct from Lynx canadensis isolate LIC74 chromosome F1, mLynCan4.pri.v2, whole genome shotgun sequence includes:
- the PDC gene encoding phosducin; the encoded protein is MEEAKSQSLEEDFEGQATHTGPKGVINDWRKFKLESEDSDSVPPSKKEILRQMSSPQSRDNKDSKERFSRKMSIQEYELIHRDKEDENCLRKYRRQCMQDMHQKLSFGPRYGFVYELETGEQFLETIEKEQKITTIVVHIYEDGIKGCDALNSSFTCLAVEYPMVKFCKIKASNTGARDRFSSDVLPTLLVYKGGELISNFISVSEQFAEEFFAGDVESFLNEYGLLPERETHALDQTNMEEDIE